Proteins encoded by one window of Hylaeus volcanicus isolate JK05 chromosome 7, UHH_iyHylVolc1.0_haploid, whole genome shotgun sequence:
- the LOC128879993 gene encoding transportin-1 yields MKMAWQPQEEGLRQILTLLKESQSPDTATQRVVQEKLEELNKFPDFNNYLIFVLAKLTSEDVPTRSLSGLILKNNVKSNFCKFLPEVKNFIKQECLSAVGDPSPLIRATVGILITTIASKGELTLWPELLPALCQMLDSQDFNVCEGAFGALQKICEDSADILDSDALNRPLNVLIPKFLQFFRHSSPNIRSHAVACVNQFIVNRTQALMIHIDSFLENLFHLANDEDADVRKNVCRALVMLLEVRMDRLIPHMHNIIEYMLMRTQDPDEGVALEACEFWLSLAEQPICKEALAPHLSRLVPVLVRGMKYSEIDIILLRGDVEEDEMIPDKKEDIRPRFHKSKTHHMHYSSIKHTDENGGCNDEDIDVEDGCDDESSLSDWNLRKCSAAALDMLANVFREELLPVLVPILKETLFHQDWEIKESGILALGAIAEGCMVGMIPHLSELIPYLINCLSDKKALVRAITCWTLSRYAHWVCAQPHDTHLKPLLTELLKRVLDGSKRVQEAACSAFATLEEEACTELVPYLGFILETLVFAFGKYQHKNLLILYDAIGTLADSVGHHLNKPDYINLLMPPLINKWNVLKDEDKDLFPLLECLSSVATALRSGFLPYCEPVYKRCVSLVEQTLNQHIANMQSPEQFEAPDKDFMIVALDLLSGLAEGLDGHMERLVMNSNVMQLLYQCMQDIMPEVRQSSFAFLGDLTKACFQHVLPCIPDFMPILGQNLNPEFISVCNNATWAIGEIAIKLGSDTSAYIPLILTQLIDIINRPNTPKTLLENTAITIGRLGYVCPHDVAPMLQQFVRQWCTSLRSIRDNEEKDSAFRGMCQMITVNPGGVVQDFIFFCDAVASWISPREDLKDMFQKILQGFKSQVGAENWKRFSDQFPPQLSERLHNMYGV; encoded by the exons ATGAAAATGGCGTGGCAACCGCAAGAGGAAGGACttagacaaattttaacgCTTCTCAAGGAGTCTCAGAGCCCCGATACGGCTACTCAGCGAGTTGTGCAAGAA AAATTGGAAGAATTAAACAAGTTTCCAGACTTCAACAattatcttatttttgttttagcaAAACTCACATCAGAGg ATGTACCCACGAGGTCTCTTAGCGGACTGATACTGAAGAACAatgttaaatcaaatttttgtaagtttttaccagaagttaaaaattttatcaaacaaGAATGTTTATCGGCCGTTGGGGATCCCTCGCCTCTAATTCGAGCAACCGTTggtattttaataactacCATTGCATCCAAag GTGAACTGACTTTATGGCCAGAGCTGCTACCCGCGCTTTGTCAAATGTTGGATTCGCAAGATTTCAACGTCTGTGAAGGCGCATTTGGCGCTCTTCAGAAAATATGCGAAGATTCTGCAGACATATTAGATTCGGATGCGCTTAACCGACCTTTGAACGTTTTGATCCCAAAGTTCCTGCAATTTTTCAGACATTCTAGCCCTAATATTAGATCGCATGCCGTTGCCTGTGTTAATCAGTTCATTGTTAACCGTACGCAGGCTCTCATGATTCACATAGATAGCTTCCTGGAGAATCTCTTCCATTTGGCTAATGACGAAGATGCCGATgttagaaaaaatgtttgcag AGCGCTGGTTATGTTGCTCGAAGTTCGAATGGATAGATTAATACCACATATGCACAATATAATAGAGTATATGTTAATGAGAACTCAGGATCCTGATGAAGGAGTCGCTCTGGAAGCTTGTGAATTTTGGCTTTCATTGGCAGAGCAACCAATTTGTAAAGAAGCACTTGCACCACATTTAAGTCGTTTAGTACCTGTATTG gTAAGGGGTATGAAGTACTCTGAAATAGATATAATACTCCTAAGGGGGGATGTAGAAGAAGACGAAATGATCCCAGATAAGAAAGAAGACATCCGACCAAGATTTCATAAATCAAAAACGCACCATATGCACTATAGTTCCATCAAACACACGGATGAGAATGGTGGTTGTAACGATGAAGATATAGACGTTGAAGATGGATGCGACGATGAATCGTCGCTTAGCGATTGGAATTTGAGAAAATGTTCTGCCGCTGCATTGGATATGTTAGCAAATGTCTTCAGAGAAGAACTGTTACCAGTTTTAGTACCAATTTTAAAAGAGACTCTTTTCCACCAGGATTGGGAAATCAAAGAGTCTGGAATATTAGCATTAGGAGCTATAGCAGAAG GTTGTATGGTTGGCATGATTCCACATTTATCCGAATTAATTCCATATCTAATTAATTGCTTAAGTGACAAAAAGGCGCTGGTACGCGCCATCACATGTTGGACGCTTAGTCGTTACGCACATTGGGTTTGTGCGCAGCCACACGACACGCATTTGAAGCCTTTGCTAACTGAATTACTCAAAAGAGTACTTGACGGCAGTAAACGCGTCCAAGAAGCCGCATGTTCAGCTTTCGCGACGTTAGAAGAGGAAGCATGCACAGAATTGGTCCCTTATTTAGGATTTATTCTCGAAACACTTGTTTTCGCCTTCG GTAAATACCAACACAAAAATCTTTTAATATTGTACGACGCAATTGGTACGCTTGCTGACTCAGTGGGACATCATCTTAATAAACCGGATTATATTAACCTTCTTATGCCaccgttaattaataaatggaaTGTATTAAAAGACGAAGATAAAGACCTATTCCCATTGCTGGAATGTCTTTCTTCGGTTGCAACTGCGTTGCGATCAGGTTTTCTTCCTTACTGCGAGCCCGTTTACAA GCGGTGTGTATCCCTCGTAGAGCAGACGCTAAATCAACATATAGCAAATATGCAGAGCCCAGAACAATTCGAGGCGCCTGACAAAGATTTTATGATCGTTGCGTTAGACCTTCTTAGCGGCTTGGCGGAAGGATTGGATGGGCACATGGAACGCTTAGTAATGAATAGCAATGTAATGCAGCTATTGTATCAGTGTATGCAAGATATTATGCCTGAAGTTAGACAGAGCAGCTTTGCCTTTTTAGGAGATCTTACAAAAGCCTGCTTCCAACATGTTCTCCCGTGCATAC CGGATTTTATGCCTATACTTGGTCAGAATTTGAATCCCGAATTTATATCTGTGTGTAACAACGCAACGTGGGCTATCGGCGAAATAGCTATTAAACTcg GATCCGATACGAGCGCATATATTCCACTAATTTTGACTCAACTTATCGACATAATCAATAGACCAAATACGCCAAAAACACTGTTAGAAAACACGG CCATAACGATCGGTCGCCTAGGTTATGTGTGTCCCCACGACGTCGCCCCCATGTTACAGCAGTTTGTCCGACAGTG GTGCACATCTTTGCGGAGCATCAGAGACAATGAAGAAAAGGACTCAGCATTTAGAGGTATGTGTCAGATGATTACGGTAAATCCAGGGGGAGTCGTACAAGATTTCATCTTCTTCTGCGATGCTGTTGCATCTTGGATCTCGCCAAGAGAAGACCTCAAAGACATGTTCCAAAAG ataCTACAAGGGTTTAAATCACAAGTTGGTGCGGAAAATTGGAAACGATTTTCAGATCAGTTCCCGCCACAGCTCAGTGAACGACTCCATAATATGTATGGCGTCTGA
- the LOC128879997 gene encoding solute carrier family 52, riboflavin transporter, member 3-A-like, with translation MLSQRLSNRRLVVDLLALLFGLGAWVGINGIYVQLPLLVNNSPEGWSLPAYMVMLVQFANLGPILYTMYIKYSPWVCDKYITYSLLAAASLATFILAFVYQKTSVVFGNEHSTALLSLMFVTAAVGCTSSVLFMPYMRNYREIYLVSYLVGEGLSGFVPSVVALVQGVGGNPECLNTTKPDSNTIEFTPYYPEPRFTCKIFFIFIGALLFLSYLAFLGLNNLSVAIRERVKHPGSMETLPTDTKAPPSYKTNSGWAMSKQVYTYLLIMMAIVSFLGNGTLPSLQSYSCLPYGNIAYHLTVTLSSMAGPLAMCLGFVIKVPKISFLTVLLVIVTVLSAFVCVLAAKSPTPPLQNTWVGELLVILSWILINGLIGFIKLGITTLFRPDPGRGLYYTGVATQVGSLIGAIVTFVLVNHAKVFHSYSPCSMHTGQ, from the exons ATGTTGAGTCAACGATTGAGCAATAGAAGATTAGTAGTGGACCTGCTCGCGCTATTGTTTGGTCTTGGTGCATGGGTTGGAATAAATGGTATATATGTTCAACTACCTCTTCTAGTAAACAATTCTCCAGAGGGATGGAGTCTTCCAGCATATATGGTCATGCTAGTACAATTTGCCAACTTGGGACCAATACTTTACACGATGTATATAAA GTACAGTCCGTGGGTATGTGATAAATACATTACATACTCACTTCTAGCAGCTGCATCATTGGCTACATTTATATTAGCATTTGTATATCAAAAAACCTCTGTAGTATTTGGCAATGAGCATTCAACTGCTCTTTTGTCCCTAATGTTTGTAACAGCCGCCGTTGGATGTACAAGTTCAGTTCTTTTCATGCCTTACATGAGGAACtatagagaaatttatttagtatcGTATCTCGTAGGAGAAGGGCTCAGTGGATTTGTGCCAAGCGTAGTAGCATTAGTCCAAGGGGTTGGTGGAAATCCAGAATGCTTGAATACTACTAAACCTGACTCAAACACTATAGAATTCACACCTTATTATCCAGAGCCCAGGTTCacgtgtaaaatattcttcattttcatcggTGCCTTATTGTTCTTGTCTTATTTAGCTTTCTTAGGATTAAATAATCTATCTGTTGCTATTAGAGAACGCGTGAAACATCCAGGGAGTATGGAAACATTGCCCACAGACACAAAAGCACCACCAAGTTATAAAACTAACTCTGGTTGGGCAATGTCCAAGCaagtgtatacatatttattaattatgatgGCAATTGTTTCTTTCCTAGGTAATGGTACATTACCGAGTCTTCAGTCGTATTCCTGTTTACCATATGGGAATATCGCATATCATTTAACTGTTACACTATCGTCAATGGCTGGCCCACTAGCGATGTGTTTAGGTTTTGTTATTAAAGTACCAAAAATAAGTTTTCTCACTGTCCTCCTCGTAATTGTTACGGTACTCTCGGCTTTCGTTTGCGTTTTGGCTGCGAAATCGCCTACTCCGCCTTTACAAAACACATGGGTAGGAGAACTGCTAGTAATTTTGTCGTGGATATTAATTAACGGTCTAATAGGATTTATAAAATTAGGTATTACGACATTGTTTAGACCCGATCCCGGCAGGGGTCTATATTACACTGGTGTCGCAACTCAAGTTGGGTCATTAATTGGAGCAATAGTCACTTTCGTTTTGGTTAATCATGCaaaagtatttcattcttaTTCTCCGTGTTCGATGCATACAGGACAATAA
- the LOC128879996 gene encoding solute carrier family 52, riboflavin transporter, member 3-A-like → MRNVSQDLSRCKGKSRIALHLLIIIFGISTWTGINGIYVQVPVLINTSPESWTLPVYLVLVIQAANIGPLLYTILQYFQCKTNESWWILCLLVLGTCAMGLLTFFYSEKTVINETEHSVILFTLTFFVALLGCFSSVLFMPYLRNFNQSFLVSFFIGEGLSGVLPSIVALIQGVGDNSDCTSVKNDTTNSPNSGLNFSPNDYFLFIFIILFLSLTAFIILEYSPFVQNAKNLDRSVDCICNETRTSISNCPNDIQNVKHSSLKGNNKDLVVHNHNEGLMKQTRYYLFILLAICYFFSNGFFPSIQSYSCLPYGNVAYKLSITLSQFANPLVCLLAYWFTVSDIKIINYLSIVCLTVGSYVTYLALMSPTPPLHDTKLGLFLVIVSWTGLIGSISYLKLSIVSIFRNTMLPKILFNAGAVMQIGSASGAIFSFIAINFTEYFKMPDNCALKNE, encoded by the coding sequence ATGAGGAATGTTTCACAAGATTTAAGTAGATGCAAGGGAAAAAGTCGCATCGCTCTGCATCttcttataattatatttggcATATCTACTTGGACTGGTATCAATGGAATATACGTACAAGTACCAGTACTTATCAATACGTCTCCCGAAAGCTGGACTTTACCAGTTTACCTAGTATTAGTGATACAGGCTGCTAATATCGGACCTTTgctttatacaattttacaatacttTCAATGTAAAACAAACGAGTCCTGGTGGATATTGTGTTTGCTAGTTTTAGGAACTTGTGCAATGGGTCTTTTAACGTTTTTCTATTCCGAAAAGACTGTTATTAACGAAACAGAACATAGCGTGATACTATTTACTTTAACATTCTTCGTTGCTCTATTAGGCTGTTTCAgttctgtattatttatgcCATACCTTCGCAATTTTAACCAAAGTTTTTTGGTATCATTTTTCATAGGTGAAGGATTAAGCGGCGTACTGCCGAGTATAGTTGCTCTAATACAAGGAGTTGGAGACAATTCAGATTGTACAAGTGTAAAAAACGATACAACAAATTCTCCTAACTCaggtttgaatttttctccaaacgattatttccttttcatttttattattttatttttatctctaactgcatttattattttggaatattctCCATTTGTGCAAAACGCTAAAAATCTTGATAGATCTGTTGATTGTATATGTAATGAAACGAGAACAAGTATTTCTAATTGTCCTAATGATATACAAAATGTGAAACATTCTTcattaaaaggaaataataaagatttgGTTGTTCATAATCACAATGAAGGTCTAATGAAACAGACGCGATATTATCTATTCATATTACTCGCTATCTGTTACTTTTTTAGCAATGGCTTCTTTCCTAGCATACAATCATACTCTTGCTTACCATATGGAAATGTAGCatataaattatcaattaCATTATCTCAGTTTGCAAATCCACTTGTATGTTTACTAGCATACTGGTTCACAGTATCagacataaaaattataaattacttgTCTATAGTGTGTTTAACAGTTGGAAGCTATGTCACATATTTAGCATTAATGTCTCCTACTCCTCCACTGCACGATACCAAACTTGGTCTTTTTCTAGTTATAGTGTCGTGGACAGGTCTAATAGGgtctatttcttatttaaagtTGTCTATTGTATCGATATTTAGAAATACAATGCTTCCCAAAATACTCTTTAATGCAGGTGCAGTTATGCAAATAGGTTCTGCAAGTGgcgcaatattttcattcatagcTATTAATTTTACCGAGTATTTTAAAATGCCTGATAATTGTGctttaaaaaacgaataa
- the LOC128879999 gene encoding F-box/WD repeat-containing protein 9-like, translating to MCDDEQSSSQVEDDKTDSQLSLLDFPVEIFLHICSFLDASTLVHGLSLVCKQFYEILSSDSLWKVRINHIWPNTGYPVLPPAEDDELFWKLSCVALEKQTSLWKKEDSMERISLSNLQYSTIDGLLLMQDGHICISGARDRSLACWKLPTEENEKESVMCKELAHDGWIWDLTAIDNTIYSCSWDQSIKAWTLTNTGFYPLKTYQMDVLGALLCITSCPELATFATGSYGRTILVFDQRLGNHPIAKYRPHKRAVIRLAMNSQFILSASEDKTVGVWDQRAGRIMKNVTISQESFPMSMCMQRDMVYVGDGSAKLHVLDPKKDFKPVKCYPTEHKKGISGVHAGPGCLITSSTDETVRISSPTDPPQHLVTLKSNYGEVASIDYLNDVLAVSGTEGIEIWRPKSGTRCA from the exons ATGTGCGATGATGAACAAAGCTCCTCTCAAGTTGAGGATGATAAAACGGATTCTCAGTTATCCTTGTTGGATTTTCCCGTTGAG atatttcttCATATCTGTTCTTTCCTAGATGCCTCTACTTTAGTACATGGCTTGAGTTTAGTGTGTAAACAGTTTTATGAGATTTTAAGCAGTGATTCCCTGTGGAAAGTGAGAATCAATCATATTTGGCCAAATACGGGTTACCCAGTTTTGCCTCCTG CTGAAGACGATGAACTGTTTTGGAAATTATCATGTGTTGCATTAGAAAAACAAACTTCATTATGGAAGAAGGAGGATTCGATGGAGAGAATATCACTTAGTAATTTACAGTACAGTACCATTGATGGATTGCTGTTAATGCAG GATGGACACATTTGTATATCAGGAGCAAGAGATCGATCCTTGGCATGCTGGAAGCTTCCtacagaagaaaatgaaaaagaaagtgtTATGTGTAAAGAATTAGCCCATGATGGATGGATTTGGGACCTAACAGCAATAGACAATACCATTTATAGTTGCAGTTGGGATCAAAGCATTAAAGCATGGACGCTTACCAATACTGGTTTTTACCCCCTCAAAACTTATCAGAT gGACGTCTTAGGTGCTCTGTTGTGTATTACGTCGTGCCCTGAACTAGCCACTTTTGCTACGGGTTCATATGGTAGAACTATATTAGTATTTGATCAGAGATTGGGCAACCATCCTATTGCAAAGTACCGACCACATAAAAGAGCTGTTATTAGACTAGCGATGAAttctcaatttattttgtcgGCCAGCGAAGATAAAACAGTCGGTGTATGGGATCAAAGGGCGGGAAGAATCATGAAAAATGTTACT ATTTCACAAGAATCATTTCCCATGAGTATGTGCATGCAGAGAGATATGGTCTACGTAGGAGATGGTAGTGCAAAGTTGCACGTATTAGATCCAAAGAAAGACTTTAAACCAGTTAAGTGTTATCCTACTGAACACAAGAAAGGTATCAGTGGTGTTCATGCAGGACCTGGATGTTTAATAACAAGTTCCACGGATGAGACAGTAAGAATATCCAGTCCTACTGATCCTCCGCAACACCTTGTCACTTTGAAATCGAATTATGGCGAAGTAGCTAGC ATTGATTACTTGAACGACGTCCTTGCTGTTTCTGGTACAGAGGGGATTGAAATTTGGAGACCAAAATCAGGGACGCGATGTGCATAA